TGGCCACTGCCTCTCCAAGGACAGCAGCCCTGTGGGCTTGGTTGAAGAAGCGGGCAGCAGGTCTGCAGGGTGGGGGTTGGCTGAGTGGGAGCTGCAGGGCCCTGCCAGCCTCCTCCTAGGCAAGGGGCAGAGCCCTGTGTCCCCTGAGACCTCCTGCTTCTCTACCCTGCATGACTGGTATGGCCAGGAGATCGTGGAGCTGCGGCAGTGTTGGCAGAAGAGGGCCCAGGGGAGCCACTCAAAATGTGAGGAACAGGATAGGCCCTAAGTCTGGGCCCTTTGAGTCAGGAAACCAGGGCCAGTTCTTTTTCAGGAGTTAAATGTTTACCCATTTCCAAGGTTGCGTTTTGGGAGGGGACATGGGTTCTCTCCTTCCTGCTATTTAGGCATTCTCCAGGTTCGAGATCCACCCGTGTGTCTGGAAGGGACTGCGGGACCATTCCTTCCATCCTCTTTATTTCCTGAGGtccagagaaggaaggagacttagcagccacagagcaagaccccaatcTCCTGACTGCACTGGCCTGACTGCCCCCTCCCAGGGGATGTTAATGAAATGAAGGAAGTGGGGAATGTCACCCGAGACTGTCACAGGCTTGCCATACCTTTGGCCTACACACCGGGCTCTAGAGCCATAATTTCCAACCTGGGGAGTCTCCTGTGCACTTAAATCCGAGGTAGGCTGCAGTATCGGCTTGAAGCTCTGACACTGTCAGAGAAAGTGGATTTATTGTGTCATAGGAGTTTCTGGGACCCAGCTCTTCCTGAGAGGGGTGGGAAGATTGGGGATGGGATCCTCACTCAGCAGTCTGGGTAGGGCCCTTTGAGGCAGAGGGTCTTCGGCCAGTGAAGAGAGATTTATTCTGCTCAGAGTGCTGGGGTCCCATcctttctccctggctgccctGTTAACAGATGGTGCTGGACCTTGCCCCGGAAGGGGCTTGTAGCTTTTTTACGTCAACGAAATGCCCTCCTGTACTCTGTCTTCAGCAGCCAACTCCTGGAGCTGCCAAGTGAGGGGTTAAAGAAGAGGTGGGGAGGCAGTGTGGCTCCCTGGGAAAAGTCTGTTGCTTTGGTTCTCAGTCCTGGGTATTCTAGGAGCTTGGACACGGGATTGCGTTTCCTGTGCTAAAATTCTCTCTCCTGGCTGGGCTCCGGTAAACTGAAGCTGCTCGAGAAATCACCTGGGAACTCTCATAGCCGTTTGTCACCCAGGGTGTACTTGCCAGGACCTCTCCTTGCTACTCTTCCCAAAGTCGGGAGGCAAAGCGGCTGGGTCACCAGAGCCTGACCATACTGACGCTCCAGGGGGAAGACGCAGAGGCCGGGAAGAGACACCCCCTCCCAAACACATAAAACTTGCCCCTTCCTAGCCTCGGCTCCCCTCACTGGGGCCTTGGGCAGGACCGACCCGCATCCAACTAGGCCTAAGGGGTAGGCTCTGAGCCTCTTACCCCTAAGAGGCGGAGATGCGCCCAAGGCGGGCGCCCGGCCTgttccccagccctgcctggaaGCCCCGCAGCCACTGCATTTTGTTTAAACACAGATAGCACGGGCCTTTCTCTTATTGCTACAGTGTTTTGTACACGGTTAAAACACTAGTAAAGCTTTTTCGTTATTACTCCTTCCGCTCCCTGGGTTTATTTCCACAACCGGCCGCTGAGGCCTGTTCTGACGGCCGGGCGGACCCAAGACCGCGGCCACGCCCAGCAGGACGCGGACTGAGGGAGCCGGGGCTGCGCCGCCACTCTCGTGACGCCACCATGCCGGCCAGTGACAAACACCTCCCTCCCGCCGCCCCAGGAGCCGCCGGCACTGCGCGAGTGGGAGGGCTGGGCTTCTCGTGTACTCCTCAAACTCTCGCGAGGCTTCGGGCGGCTTTCTTCCCGAGGGCGGCACGAGGGCTGGGCGGTGGGGTGCGGGTGCCCGGGTGAGGGGCGGAGCTGGGGGCATGGCGTCCGGAGCGGCTCGCTGGCTAGTATTGGCACCCGTCAGGTCCGGGGCTCTCCGGAGCGGGCCTAGCTTGAGGAAAGATGGCGATGTCTCCGCCGCATGGAGCGGCTCAGGCCGGAGCCTGGTACCGTCGAGGTCAGTCATCGTTACCCGCAGCGGCGCCATTTTGCCCAAACCGGTGAAAGTGAGTGTCCTCCTGGAGACGGGGCGAAGGGGCTGAGGCCAATCATTGTGGGGAGTGCGTGAGGGCGGCGCTGATTGATAGGAGCCAAGGCCAATCATAACGATTACCGTAGACTGGAAGGCGGACCAAGAATACGCTAATGAGTTGCTAATTTTGACAGGTGTGTAGAAAATGGTAGGTAGACAGAAGATGGGGGGCAAACGCTGAGGAAGTTGGCCTTTTACATTAGCTTGTCCTGAGAGGTGCGGTGCTCTGCTCCTCTGGAGTCAGAAGACTAGGCCGTGTGCTTCTAGCTTAGAGCAGTCCTGTAATCTCTGCCCTGCCTGTCTCCTAGTTTATGGGAtgaaatatgaattttgaaaGGACTCTGTAAATAAAGGGTACGTGGGACGGGCCTCATCTTTTTATTAGTTGTCACCTAATATTTAATTCATGTGATTTACAGTCCTGATAGATGTGCAGGGAATTATTACAATCACGGGTTTTCAAATGAAGAATCGGGCTAGAGCGGTGAAGCTCGTATCCAAGGCCAGCGCTGAGGACGCAGCATCCGGGTTTCTTCCTGGTACCGTCCCCACCAGGTCCTGTCTTTTTCCAACACTGAACGCTATCACATGCTTGAGTTTTTCTAGGGAAAACGGAAACAGTCCCTTATATCAAGCGAAAGTTTGCTTTACGACTGCAGGGCTGTGTGGTGTGggagttaaaaaaacaaattctctTAAAGCTAGTCTAGCCTATGCTAACTCACACAATTGACTGTAGGTCCATGTTGGGAAAGACCTGCCTTATCaaaacagttgaaaaaaaaatttttttaattctaggaATACGAGAGAAATGTTGCTGAGATTTTACTGACATTCTCCCAATCCATCTAAAGTCTTTGAGTGTAAATACATGCCCACTTTCAAATACatctgtttctaaaatttttaaatcaaatttctCAGGCATCAGGGAACCTGTTACTTAGTGAACTGTGTAGAATATCCCTTCACTGTACATCTTTCTGTCATCGGTTTTCGTGTATTTCGTGTTCAGGCAGAGCTCACCGTAGTCTGGCCCTCCTAGTACTGGTGCACCCGATTGCCTGTAGGGATTTAAAGTAATTAGCAGGCTGTGTCCTAACTTTAGATGTCTAGGGTGCCTTAGACTTTTCTTTCCAGTGGACTTTTCGTCCATTTTGATGGCCATAACAGTCAccttatctccttttttttttttttgagacggagtctcactctgtcacccaggctggagtacagtggcacaatcttggctcactgcagcctccgcctcccgggttcaagtgattcttctgcctcagccttctgagtagctgggactacaggcatgtaccaccacacccggctaattttttgtatttttagtagagacggggtttcactatgttagccaggctgatttcgaacttctgacctcgtgatccgcccgcctcagcctcccaaagtgctgggattacaggtgtgagccactgcgcccggccttttgtcttttttttagacagagcctcactctgtctcccaggctggagtggaatggtgcaatcttggctcactgcaacttctgcctcctggattcaagcaattatcctgcctcagcctcccgagtagctgggattacaggtgcgcaccaccatgctgggtcaattttttgtatttttagtagagacgggatttcaccatgttggccaggctggtctcaagctcctgacctcaggtggtccacccacctcagcctcccaaagtgctgggattaaaggtgtgagccaccctgcctggccttctCCTTTTCTAATTACTTTTCTTGCCCTGAATTTTTCCAAGGACTTTAAAATCAAGTTGCTTATGATGGGTCTGAGGGTATGTCTGTGAGAGGGCCAGGTCTTCTTTGGTCCTGCCAGAGTGGGCTCTGGAGCTCACAGCTGCCACTCTGACCCTCTGCAGATGTCCTTCGGCCTTCTCCGTGTGTTCTCCATTGTGATCCCCTTTCTCTATGTCGGGACACTCATTAGCAAGAACTTTGCTGCTCTACTTGAGGAACATGACATTTTTGTTCcagaggatgatgatgatgatgactaaCAGGTAAGACTTGCTTTACCCTAGATGGAGCAGGAAGCAGGGTGGAGCATCTGTCTGTGATGCAGTCTGGCCTGGTAGCAGCATTTGGACACTGGGGGCAGAAGCATTAATGAATTGGCCCACTTGGTGGCTAatgttttcgtttgtttgttttttgagacggagtttcgctcttgttgcccaggctggagtgcaatggcatgatctcgactcactgcaacctctgccttccaggttcaagcgattctcctgcctcagcctaccgggtagctgggattacagacatgcgccactgtgcctggctaattttgtatttttagtagagacggggtttctccatgttagccaggctagtctcaaactcccgacctcaggtgatccacccaccttggcctcccaaagtgctgtgattacaggcgtgagccactgcgcccagccaacttcATGTGCTCTAATATGTGCTGCATGGCATTCTGTCAAGAGATGAGGACACTCCTGTTCCTtagcctggcattcaaggctTGCCATAATCTGGTCACACCTCTTATTCCAGTCTCATCTTCCATATTTCCAGCCACACACCGATTCCCAGTATTCACCATTTCTTGAGTTTTCACACTCATACCCACCCCCAAACATTGGCTCATTGTTCCTCCCACATGGAAGGCTCCTTCCCAGAGCTCTGGGTCTTAATTCCACCCATTCTACAGtgtctttgaagtcttcgttccTCCTTTCATTTGAAAGTTGACGGCTCCTTCCTCTAAGCAACCAGTACCTCTCTTCAAATACTCGGTATTATGTGGCTAAACACACACAAAGCAAAATTTTACTAGACTCTGAGCTTCTTGCTGGCAGGGGACGTTTTTTATACATTGCGGCCCCCAGTGCCTGGCCTGTGGTGAATGCCCAGTTAACGTGCGCATGAACAACCAAACGTGCTCAAAGCTGCCTTTCTCCTGCCATGTTTGATAGAAGCACTTTGTGGAATTCTTTCAGTCTGCGGATGGAAGACTACGCTGTTGCCCAGTTCACTGCTGCTTTCCTTTCTTACAGGAATTACAGAAAGGAGAAAGCACTAACTGAAGAAATGGTGATGCTCTCAGTTTCTCTGCCTTCCCTATCAGCAGAAAGGCTCGGGGAaggccctcagcctcccagtctGGTGAAGCTTCCTGTATGGTCCATGACCGTATTCCACCCCAGGCTCTGGGAGGCTCCCTGAGATGTGCTGTCCACTAAGCACTGCACAAACAAGCAATCAAATTatgaataaacataataaatatcaGCCGTGCGTGACTGAGTGATGGCTGCAGTTTCTCAGTATCCCTAGGTTCTAGTTGGTGCAGTTGTCTCTGCTGTCCTTTATTTATGGGAGAAACATAGGCCCAGGCtatccaggctgcagtggagcCTGGTGAACTATTCTGGGGGCCCTGGGAACTATTTTCATTGTTTACAAAAGCCCAACAGAAACTGTGCATTTTCCCTTAAGAAAGCTTCATGGGCTAACTAAAGCCTCATGCCATTCTGTGTTCAGTGCCAGTCATGACAGCTCTGCTTGTTAGCATACTACTTAAATATAACTAGAATGATTCAAAACTCGGGTTCTGTGATATGAGGATATAGATAGGTTTTCATCTATTTCCTGGCTTATAACTCCCAAAACCCTTGTTTTAggcttttgttataatgttgggcACTTCGGGCCTCAGAAAACAGCAGGCTGTTTCTCAGATCTTCTCCTGACCTCCTTTCACCTGCTGCTTTTTCTCCCCAAGGCAGGCCATAGAAACTAAAAGTATAATCTTCCTTTGCCCGTCTTCCAGTTGGCCATAAAAAGAATCctctgacctaccttgtctgaTTTTAGGTCATGAGACCCCCATTTCAGAAGGGATTCTGCCCCATACCTGAGAGGAAGAAATGTAGACAGGCCTTGTTGGACTTCCCCACTCCATCTGTATTAGATTATGCCTCTTTTGTCCAATCCCATTTCTCCAGTGTTGTCCATGCTTCAATCATCCCTATCCAATGAGGTCTCCATAAAAGGCCCAAGAAGACAGGTTTAGAGAGCTTTCGGAGAACAGAACACTTGGCTTTGCAAAGTGGCACGCCTGGAGAGAACTTGGAAGCTCCACGCCCCTTCTATAcctcaccctatgcatctcttcagcTGTATCTTTTGtgatatcctttataataaaccagtaaacggACCTAAGTGTTCCTCTGAGTTCTGCAAGCTGCTCCAGCAAATTAAAAAGAAGGggtcagccaggtgcggtggctcacacctgtaaccccagcactttgggaggccaaggcgggcagatcacaaggtcaggagagcgagaccatcctggctaacacagtgaaactctgtctctattaaaaaatagaagaaattagccgggtgtggtggcgggcacctgtagtcccagctactcgggaggctgaggcaggagaagaatggcgtgaacccgcgaggcagagcttgcagtgagccgagatggcaccactgcactccagcctgggcgacagagtgagactccatctcaaaaaaaaaaaaaaaaaaagaaggggtcaTGGGAACTTGAAgctcagaagttctggaggcttggaCTTGTGAATGTTGTCTAATGGGGGTGggagcagtcttgtgggactgagccccaaACCTGTGGAATCTgttgctatctccaggtagatagtgttcGAAGAGAATTGGAGGACAggcagctggtgtctgctgcagaactGACTGCTTGCTTAGTGTGGGGAGAAACCCTCATAACGTTTGATCACAGAAGTCTTATGTGTTTATTGTTATTGAGTGAGAGAACACAAAAACACCTTGAGTTTTTCCCTCAGGTTCCTTACGTGAAAAGATTATAAAGGGATCCTTGGTGCCATAAGGTTTGGGGCCATGCAcaatggctgatgcctgtagtcccaacactttgggaggcggaggcaggaggatcacttgagcccaggagttcaagactggcctgggcgcggtggctcacgccagcactttgggaggccacggcgggtggattacttgaggtcaagagtttgagaccagcctggccaacatggtgaaactccgtcttttctaaaaatataaaactagctggatgtggtggtccatgcctgtaatcccagctacttgggaggctgaggcagggagaattacttgaaccaggaggtggaaggtgcagtgagccaaga
This sequence is a window from Homo sapiens chromosome 22 genomic scaffold, GRCh38.p14 alternate locus group ALT_REF_LOCI_3 HSCHR22_3_CTG1. Protein-coding genes within it:
- the SMDT1 gene encoding essential MCU regulator, mitochondrial precursor encodes the protein MASGAARWLVLAPVRSGALRSGPSLRKDGDVSAAWSGSGRSLVPSRSVIVTRSGAILPKPVKMSFGLLRVFSIVIPFLYVGTLISKNFAALLEEHDIFVPEDDDDDD